The Xenopus tropicalis strain Nigerian chromosome 2, UCB_Xtro_10.0, whole genome shotgun sequence genome window below encodes:
- the LOC101734178 gene encoding uncharacterized protein LOC101734178 isoform X1 yields the protein MSENGNTQSFYGNKARLEASLSGTVPLLDGSSYSLTETDFSIIEDVISKVPGSLRIHPSLWSKDDVIQWLRWAEKECSLRRTDDKKFVMNGRALCILTKEDFKKRSPSSGDVLYELLRHIKTHRKALVNHPFISKSIRKMNYLQLHSCAKRGVHAPSPGHMQGNPLLGVLTPPSAKATDRRNADLLEKKTQTEWHTTDIITSHTSKCQHLSVEKTDAQEGPLNLSHKLERLPDLENRNDYLAAHVEKPRTGKCIFKCASKVQQISGKYLHGHCPGEVLPKV from the exons ATGTCAGAAAATGGAAACACTCAATCATTTTATGGGAATAAG GCAAGGCTGGAAGCCAGTTTGTCAGGTACTGTTCCACTACTAGATGGGTCGAGTTACAGTCTGACAGAGACAGATTTTTCTATTATTGAAGACGTGATTTCTAAGGTGCCGGGAAGTCTCA GAATACATCCATCCCTGTGGAGTAAAGATGACGTTATTCAGTGGCTTAGATGGGCAGAGAAGGAATGCTCATTGAGGAGGACTGATGATAAAAAGTTTGTAATGAATGGAAGAGCACTATGCATTCTTACTAAGGAGGACTTTAAGAAGCGGTCTCCTAGCTCAG GTGATGTTCTGTATGAATTACTAAGACACATTAAGACTCATAGAAAAGCACTAGTAAACCATCCTTTCATCAGCAAATCAATAAGAAAAATGAATTATCTACAATTACATAGCTGCGCCAAAAGAG GTGTGCATGCTCCAAGCCCAGGGCACATGCAGGGGAATCCATTGTTGGGGGTCTTAACACCACCCAGCGCTAAAGCTACAGATAGAAGGAATGCAGATTTACTGGAGAAAAAGACACAAACTGAGTGGCACA CTACAGACATTATAACAAGCCACACGAGTAAATGCCAGCATCTTTCTGTAGAGAAGACTGATGCTCAGGAGGGACCTCTAAACCTGTCTCATAAATTGGAGAGATTGCCTGATTTGGAGAACAGAAATGATTACTTGGCAGCACATGTGGAGAAACCCAGGAcaggtaaatgtatttttaaatgtgcCAGTAAAGTGCAGCAAATCTCAGGGAAATACCTTCATGGGCACTGCCCAGGAGAGGTTCTTCCAAAAGTCTGA
- the LOC101734178 gene encoding transcription factor ETV6-like isoform X3, with protein MSENGNTQSFYGNKARLEASLSGTVPLLDGSSYSLTETDFSIIEDVISKVPGSLRIHPSLWSKDDVIQWLRWAEKECSLRRTDDKKFVMNGRALCILTKEDFKKRSPSSGDVLYELLRHIKTHRKALVNHPFISKSIRKMNYLQLHSCAKRATDIITSHTSKCQHLSVEKTDAQEGPLNLSHKLERLPDLENRNDYLAAHVEKPRTGKCIFKCASKVQQISGKYLHGHCPGEVLPKV; from the exons ATGTCAGAAAATGGAAACACTCAATCATTTTATGGGAATAAG GCAAGGCTGGAAGCCAGTTTGTCAGGTACTGTTCCACTACTAGATGGGTCGAGTTACAGTCTGACAGAGACAGATTTTTCTATTATTGAAGACGTGATTTCTAAGGTGCCGGGAAGTCTCA GAATACATCCATCCCTGTGGAGTAAAGATGACGTTATTCAGTGGCTTAGATGGGCAGAGAAGGAATGCTCATTGAGGAGGACTGATGATAAAAAGTTTGTAATGAATGGAAGAGCACTATGCATTCTTACTAAGGAGGACTTTAAGAAGCGGTCTCCTAGCTCAG GTGATGTTCTGTATGAATTACTAAGACACATTAAGACTCATAGAAAAGCACTAGTAAACCATCCTTTCATCAGCAAATCAATAAGAAAAATGAATTATCTACAATTACATAGCTGCGCCAAAAGAG CTACAGACATTATAACAAGCCACACGAGTAAATGCCAGCATCTTTCTGTAGAGAAGACTGATGCTCAGGAGGGACCTCTAAACCTGTCTCATAAATTGGAGAGATTGCCTGATTTGGAGAACAGAAATGATTACTTGGCAGCACATGTGGAGAAACCCAGGAcaggtaaatgtatttttaaatgtgcCAGTAAAGTGCAGCAAATCTCAGGGAAATACCTTCATGGGCACTGCCCAGGAGAGGTTCTTCCAAAAGTCTGA
- the LOC101734178 gene encoding transcription factor ETV6-like isoform X2: MSENGNTQSFYGNKARLEASLSGTVPLLDGSSYSLTETDFSIIEDVISKVPGSLRIHPSLWSKDDVIQWLRWAEKECSLRRTDDKKFVMNGRALCILTKEDFKKRSPSSGDVLYELLRHIKTHRKALVNHPFISKSIRKMNYLQLHSCAKRGVHAPSPGHMQGNPLLGVLTPPSAKATDRRNADLLEKKTQTEWHTTDIITSHTSKCQHLSVEKTDAQEGPLNLSHKLERLPDLENRNDYLAAHVEKPRTGI; the protein is encoded by the exons ATGTCAGAAAATGGAAACACTCAATCATTTTATGGGAATAAG GCAAGGCTGGAAGCCAGTTTGTCAGGTACTGTTCCACTACTAGATGGGTCGAGTTACAGTCTGACAGAGACAGATTTTTCTATTATTGAAGACGTGATTTCTAAGGTGCCGGGAAGTCTCA GAATACATCCATCCCTGTGGAGTAAAGATGACGTTATTCAGTGGCTTAGATGGGCAGAGAAGGAATGCTCATTGAGGAGGACTGATGATAAAAAGTTTGTAATGAATGGAAGAGCACTATGCATTCTTACTAAGGAGGACTTTAAGAAGCGGTCTCCTAGCTCAG GTGATGTTCTGTATGAATTACTAAGACACATTAAGACTCATAGAAAAGCACTAGTAAACCATCCTTTCATCAGCAAATCAATAAGAAAAATGAATTATCTACAATTACATAGCTGCGCCAAAAGAG GTGTGCATGCTCCAAGCCCAGGGCACATGCAGGGGAATCCATTGTTGGGGGTCTTAACACCACCCAGCGCTAAAGCTACAGATAGAAGGAATGCAGATTTACTGGAGAAAAAGACACAAACTGAGTGGCACA CTACAGACATTATAACAAGCCACACGAGTAAATGCCAGCATCTTTCTGTAGAGAAGACTGATGCTCAGGAGGGACCTCTAAACCTGTCTCATAAATTGGAGAGATTGCCTGATTTGGAGAACAGAAATGATTACTTGGCAGCACATGTGGAGAAACCCAGGAcag GAATTTAA